A DNA window from Brenneria izadpanahii contains the following coding sequences:
- a CDS encoding ABC transporter ATP-binding protein/permease, producing MPTLKRFYQLIAPFWFTRRAAFSWLLLLIVITLKLSVVWVSVLYNNWSKDFFDALADYFQNASILSLAARYGSYTALFVLVIVCNNWLKKKLIIRCRIEMTHKFEQAWLARSAHYRLSLRGEPDNPDQRIAEDIRLLIEQSLELLLSLLQNITYFFSFIVILWRLSGVQTFSIGGHSVTIYGYLVWIALGYALVSSIFAHVFGRRLHALNVEKQRAEADYRTTLLRVRENTEQIALYQGENAEQTRMQQRFQSIVNNWRSLMSQEFRLETFTTSYFRLGLMIPVFAVLPLYLTHQISLGAIMQARAAFGYVLDAFGWFVDSYRQLVAWSATIERLWTFQQNLHQLPTPHKPPRQGSELSISGLGVRHPNGRPLFAPLSASLKAGEWGVLAAASGSGKTTLLRALAGFWPIAQGEYRLPAGKALFLPQKPYLPEDTLRRVLCYPQTEIPDTDSLHRALKQVGLPALAARLDESTNWGRELSGGEQQRLSLARALLLRPALLCMDEATSQLDDAAAIQLLARLRQTLPDTIVLAVSHQPAICALFERSLPLTPCRDRSNHAAAAEIRG from the coding sequence ATGCCAACATTAAAACGTTTTTACCAGCTAATCGCCCCGTTCTGGTTTACCCGCCGCGCCGCCTTTAGCTGGCTGCTGCTGCTGATCGTTATCACGCTGAAACTGTCCGTCGTGTGGGTCAGCGTGCTGTATAACAACTGGAGCAAAGACTTTTTCGATGCGCTGGCAGACTATTTTCAAAACGCCTCCATCCTGTCGCTCGCCGCGCGCTATGGCAGTTACACCGCCCTGTTTGTGCTGGTTATCGTCTGCAACAACTGGCTGAAAAAAAAGCTGATTATCCGTTGCCGCATTGAAATGACGCACAAGTTCGAACAGGCGTGGCTGGCCCGCAGCGCCCACTACCGCCTTAGCCTGCGCGGCGAACCGGATAATCCCGATCAGCGTATCGCCGAAGATATCCGTCTGCTGATTGAGCAGAGTCTGGAACTACTGCTTTCTCTGCTGCAAAACATCACCTACTTTTTTTCCTTTATCGTCATCCTATGGCGGCTATCCGGCGTACAGACCTTCAGCATCGGCGGCCACAGCGTGACCATTTATGGTTATCTGGTGTGGATCGCGCTGGGTTATGCGCTCGTCAGCAGCATTTTTGCGCATGTTTTCGGCCGCCGTCTGCACGCTCTGAACGTGGAAAAGCAGCGCGCCGAGGCCGATTACCGCACCACGCTGCTGCGGGTGCGCGAGAATACCGAGCAAATCGCCCTCTATCAGGGGGAAAACGCCGAGCAAACGCGAATGCAGCAGCGCTTTCAGTCAATAGTAAACAACTGGCGCAGCCTGATGAGCCAGGAGTTCCGCCTGGAAACCTTTACCACCAGCTATTTTCGTCTCGGCCTGATGATCCCGGTGTTCGCCGTTTTGCCGCTCTACCTGACGCACCAGATCTCGCTGGGCGCGATCATGCAGGCCAGAGCCGCATTTGGCTATGTGCTGGACGCATTCGGCTGGTTTGTCGATTCCTATCGCCAGTTGGTGGCCTGGTCCGCCACTATTGAGCGGCTGTGGACTTTTCAGCAAAACCTGCATCAGTTGCCGACGCCGCATAAACCGCCCCGGCAAGGCAGCGAGCTATCAATTTCAGGGCTAGGCGTGCGGCATCCGAACGGACGGCCGCTATTCGCGCCGTTAAGCGCCAGCCTGAAAGCCGGAGAATGGGGGGTGCTGGCGGCGGCCAGCGGCAGCGGGAAAACCACGCTGCTGCGCGCTCTGGCTGGATTTTGGCCCATCGCGCAGGGTGAATACCGACTCCCGGCGGGCAAGGCGCTGTTTCTGCCGCAAAAACCTTATCTGCCGGAAGATACGCTGCGCCGGGTGCTTTGCTATCCGCAGACAGAAATACCGGATACGGATTCGCTGCATCGGGCGTTGAAACAGGTTGGCTTACCGGCGCTGGCCGCCCGGCTGGATGAATCGACCAACTGGGGCCGGGAGTTGTCCGGCGGCGAGCAACAGCGTTTGTCGCTGGCGCGGGCGCTATTGCTACGCCCTGCGCTGCTGTGCATGGATGAGGCCACCAGCCAGCTGGACGACGCCGCCGCGATTCAACTGCTCGCGCGGTTAAGGCAAACCCTGCCGGATACCATTGTGCTGGCGGTAAGCCACCAGCCGGCGATCTGCGCCCTGTTTGAGCGATCGTTACCCCTGACGCCCTGCCGCGATCGGTCAAATCACGCCGCGGCGGCGGAGATACGGGGCTAA
- the deoD gene encoding purine-nucleoside phosphorylase, whose protein sequence is MATPHINAEMGDFADVVLMPGDPLRAKYIAETFLENAREVNNVRGMLGFTGAYKGRKISVMGHGMGIPSCSIYAKELITEFGVKKIIRVGSCGAVRTDVKLRDVVIGMGACTDSKVNRMRFKDHDYAAIADFDMVRNAVDAAKARGVNVRVGNLFSADLFYTPDPQMFDVMEKYGILGVEMEAAGIYGVAAEFGAKALAICTVSDHIRTHEETTSEERQTTFNDMIEIALESVLLGDSE, encoded by the coding sequence ATGGCTACACCACATATTAATGCAGAAATGGGGGATTTTGCGGATGTCGTACTGATGCCGGGCGACCCGCTGCGTGCGAAGTATATTGCCGAAACCTTTCTGGAAAATGCCCGTGAAGTGAATAATGTTCGCGGTATGCTGGGGTTTACCGGCGCTTATAAAGGCCGCAAGATTTCCGTTATGGGCCACGGGATGGGGATCCCTTCCTGCTCCATCTATGCGAAGGAACTGATTACCGAGTTCGGCGTGAAAAAGATTATCCGCGTGGGCTCATGCGGCGCGGTGCGTACCGACGTAAAACTGCGCGACGTGGTGATCGGTATGGGGGCGTGTACGGACTCCAAAGTAAACCGGATGCGGTTTAAAGACCACGACTATGCCGCCATTGCGGATTTCGACATGGTGCGCAACGCCGTTGACGCCGCCAAAGCCCGCGGCGTCAACGTGCGCGTCGGCAACCTTTTCTCCGCCGATCTGTTTTATACGCCGGATCCGCAAATGTTCGATGTGATGGAAAAGTACGGCATTCTGGGCGTGGAGATGGAAGCGGCCGGTATTTACGGCGTCGCGGCCGAATTCGGCGCTAAAGCGCTGGCTATCTGTACCGTGTCCGACCATATTCGCACCCATGAGGAGACCACCTCCGAAGAGCGTCAGACCACCTTTAACGATATGATCGAAATTGCGTTGGAGTCCGTGCTGCTGGGTGATAGCGAGTAA
- the deoB gene encoding phosphopentomutase encodes MKRAYIMVLDSFGIGCSADAQRFGDAGSDTLGHIAQACAAGKADRGRKGPLHLPNLSRLGLGKAAEESTGTFPAGLDPQADIIGAYAYASEISSGKDTPSGHWEIAGVPVLFDWGYFRDEENSFPQELLDTLVKRANLPGYLGNCHSSGTVILDKLGEEHMKTGKPIFYTSADSVFQIACHEETFGLDKLYELCEIAREELTNGGYNIGRVIARPFVGDKPGHFQRTGNRHDLAVEPPAPTILKKMVEEKSGEVVSVGKIADIYAQVGITRKVKATGIDALFDATLKEMDNAGDNTIVFTNFVDFDSAYGHRRDVAGYAAALELFDRRLPEMLSRVTGDDILILTADHGCDPTWHGTDHTRENVPVLIYGPKVKPGSYGHRETFADIGQTVANYFGLSAMDYGKPIL; translated from the coding sequence ATGAAACGTGCCTATATTATGGTGCTCGATTCCTTCGGTATCGGTTGTAGCGCCGATGCGCAACGTTTCGGCGACGCCGGTTCAGATACGCTGGGCCATATCGCCCAGGCTTGCGCGGCGGGAAAGGCCGATCGGGGACGCAAGGGACCGCTGCATTTGCCGAACCTGAGTCGTTTAGGGCTGGGAAAAGCGGCCGAGGAATCAACCGGGACTTTCCCCGCGGGGTTGGATCCGCAGGCTGATATTATCGGCGCTTATGCTTACGCCAGCGAGATCTCCTCTGGTAAGGATACGCCGTCCGGTCACTGGGAAATCGCCGGGGTGCCGGTTCTGTTTGACTGGGGTTATTTCCGGGATGAAGAAAACAGCTTTCCACAGGAATTGCTGGATACCCTGGTAAAACGCGCCAATCTGCCGGGTTATCTGGGAAACTGCCACTCTTCCGGCACCGTGATTCTGGATAAGTTGGGCGAAGAGCACATGAAAACCGGCAAGCCGATTTTCTACACCTCCGCTGATTCCGTTTTCCAGATCGCCTGTCACGAAGAGACCTTTGGTCTGGACAAGCTGTATGAGCTGTGTGAAATCGCCCGCGAGGAACTAACCAACGGCGGTTATAACATCGGACGCGTGATCGCTCGCCCGTTTGTCGGCGACAAACCGGGGCATTTCCAGCGTACCGGGAATCGGCACGATCTGGCCGTTGAACCGCCAGCGCCGACCATCTTGAAAAAGATGGTGGAAGAAAAAAGCGGCGAAGTGGTGTCGGTCGGCAAGATCGCGGACATTTACGCCCAGGTGGGCATTACCCGGAAAGTGAAAGCCACCGGCATCGATGCGCTGTTTGACGCCACGTTAAAAGAAATGGACAACGCGGGCGACAATACCATCGTGTTTACCAACTTTGTCGATTTCGACTCCGCCTACGGCCACCGCCGGGATGTAGCCGGTTACGCCGCCGCGCTGGAGCTGTTCGATCGCCGTCTGCCGGAGATGCTCTCGCGCGTGACGGGGGATGATATTCTGATTTTGACCGCCGACCACGGCTGCGATCCAACCTGGCACGGCACCGATCATACCCGCGAGAATGTACCGGTACTGATCTATGGGCCGAAAGTGAAGCCCGGTTCATATGGGCATCGAGAGACGTTCGCGGACATCGGCCAGACGGTGGCGAACTATTTTGGCTTATCGGCGATGGATTACGGCAAGCCGATTCTGTAA
- the deoA gene encoding thymidine phosphorylase, with protein sequence MFLIQEIIRKKRDGEPLSDEEIRFFINGVRDNTVSEGQIAALAMTIYFHDMSMAERVSLTLAMRDSGTVLNWKSLNLNGPLVDKHSTGGVGDVTSLMLGPMVAACGGYVPMISGRGLGHTGGTLDKLESIPGLNIFPDNHEFRQIIQRVGVAIIGQTNSLAPADKRFYATRDITATVDSIPLITASILAKKLAEGLDALVMDVKVGSGAFMPTYALSEQLAQAIVAVANNAGCRTSALLTDMNQVLASSAGNALEVREAVRFLTGEHRNPRLYEVTMALCEEMLLSGGLADTVAQARNRLQAVLDNGKAAEVFGRMVAAQRGPADFVEHYERYLPVATLSKPVFAERAGIVTAMDTRALGMAVVSLGGGRRQASDTIDYSVGMNEMVSLGERVDAQRPLAVIHANTEAQWQRAANDVRAAIALGDEAAESAPVIYRRMSADD encoded by the coding sequence TTGTTTCTGATTCAGGAAATTATTCGTAAGAAGCGTGACGGAGAACCATTGAGCGATGAAGAAATTCGCTTCTTTATCAACGGCGTTCGCGACAATACGGTGTCCGAAGGGCAAATCGCCGCGCTGGCGATGACCATTTACTTTCACGATATGTCGATGGCGGAGCGCGTCTCCCTGACGCTGGCGATGCGTGATTCCGGCACGGTGCTTAACTGGAAAAGCCTAAACCTGAATGGTCCGCTGGTGGATAAACACTCGACCGGCGGCGTAGGCGATGTAACCTCGTTGATGCTGGGGCCGATGGTCGCCGCCTGCGGCGGATATGTGCCGATGATTTCCGGCCGGGGGCTGGGGCATACCGGCGGTACGCTGGATAAGCTGGAGTCGATCCCCGGACTGAATATTTTCCCTGACAACCATGAATTCCGGCAGATTATTCAGCGCGTCGGCGTGGCGATTATCGGGCAGACCAACTCGCTGGCGCCGGCGGATAAACGTTTTTACGCCACGCGGGACATTACCGCGACGGTGGATTCAATACCGCTGATCACCGCGTCCATTCTGGCGAAAAAGCTGGCCGAAGGGCTAGATGCGCTGGTAATGGATGTTAAGGTAGGATCCGGCGCCTTTATGCCGACTTATGCGCTTTCCGAGCAGTTGGCGCAGGCGATCGTCGCGGTCGCCAATAACGCCGGATGCCGCACCAGCGCGCTGCTGACCGATATGAACCAGGTGCTGGCTTCCAGCGCGGGCAATGCGCTGGAGGTGCGCGAAGCGGTACGTTTCCTGACCGGGGAACACCGCAATCCGCGTTTATATGAAGTGACGATGGCGCTGTGCGAAGAGATGCTGTTATCCGGCGGTCTGGCGGATACCGTCGCGCAGGCGCGAAACCGTCTGCAGGCGGTGTTGGATAACGGCAAAGCGGCCGAAGTGTTCGGCCGGATGGTGGCGGCGCAGCGCGGCCCGGCCGATTTTGTCGAGCATTACGAGCGCTATTTGCCGGTCGCCACGTTAAGCAAACCGGTTTTTGCCGAACGCGCAGGGATCGTCACCGCTATGGATACCCGCGCATTAGGCATGGCGGTCGTGTCGCTGGGCGGCGGACGCCGTCAGGCCAGCGATACGATTGATTACAGCGTGGGGATGAATGAGATGGTCAGCCTGGGCGAGCGCGTCGACGCACAGCGGCCGCTGGCGGTGATCCACGCCAATACCGAGGCGCAATGGCAGCGGGCGGCGAACGATGTCCGGGCCGCGATTGCCCTGGGCGACGAGGCGGCGGAAAGCGCGCCGGTTATTTATCGCCGCATGAGCGCCGATGATTGA
- the deoC gene encoding deoxyribose-phosphate aldolase, translating into MTTLTTVAQRALALMDLTSLNDDDTDEKIAALCRQADSPAGKTAAICIYPRFIPLARKALREQGTPEMRIATVTNFPHGNGDIDIALAETNAAIAYGADEVDVVFPYRSLIDGDARAGFELVQACKAVCRASGVLLKVIIETGELKQDALIRQASGIAIDAGADFIKTSTGKVPVNATPQSAEIMLKVIRDKGVGDRVGFKAAGGVRSAEEAAIYLQLAEDIMGPEWVNARHFRFGASSLLASLLSVLGHRPTERHGGY; encoded by the coding sequence ATGACAACGTTAACGACCGTCGCGCAACGCGCGCTGGCGCTGATGGATTTGACCTCGCTTAATGATGACGACACGGATGAAAAGATTGCCGCGCTTTGCCGACAGGCCGACAGCCCGGCGGGTAAGACCGCGGCGATCTGTATCTATCCGCGCTTTATTCCTCTGGCGCGTAAGGCGTTGCGTGAACAGGGAACGCCAGAGATGCGTATCGCGACCGTGACGAACTTCCCTCATGGCAACGGCGACATTGATATTGCGCTGGCGGAAACCAACGCGGCGATTGCCTATGGCGCGGATGAAGTGGATGTCGTGTTTCCTTACCGTTCGCTGATCGATGGGGATGCGCGCGCCGGGTTTGAACTGGTGCAGGCGTGTAAAGCGGTTTGTCGGGCGTCCGGTGTGCTGCTGAAAGTGATTATTGAAACGGGCGAACTAAAACAGGATGCGCTGATCCGTCAGGCCAGCGGGATCGCCATTGATGCCGGCGCCGATTTTATTAAAACCTCCACGGGTAAGGTGCCGGTAAACGCCACGCCGCAGAGCGCGGAAATTATGCTGAAGGTCATTCGTGATAAAGGCGTGGGGGATCGTGTCGGTTTCAAAGCCGCAGGCGGCGTGCGCAGCGCTGAAGAGGCGGCAATTTATTTGCAACTGGCTGAAGACATTATGGGGCCGGAATGGGTTAACGCCCGGCATTTCCGTTTCGGCGCATCGAGTTTGTTAGCCAGCCTGCTGTCGGTTTTAGGTCATCGCCCGACAGAGCGGCATGGCGGTTATTGA
- the dmeF gene encoding CDF family Co(II)/Ni(II) efflux transporter DmeF, whose translation MSLQQINATHTHIFDEGNPLAERNTRYATLLTAVMMVVEILGGWYFNSMALLADGWHMSSHALALGLSAMAYAAARRLASDARFAFGTWKIEILGGFTSAILLGVVAFIMMYESVARLIHPSVIHYDQAITIAVAGLLVNLICAWLLRGHHAHDHTHHHEHHSHARHHAPDAHGHDGHQDLNLRSAYLHVIADAATSVLAIVALICGKLWAADWLDPVMGIVGSILVGIWAFGLIRQSGKVLLDAEMDAPVVEEIKEVIAASPIPAELTDLHVWRVGTAKYACILSLTPDRAVSPDYYKQQLSIHQELVHITVEINAVTP comes from the coding sequence ATGTCACTACAACAAATAAACGCTACTCACACGCATATTTTTGATGAAGGAAATCCGCTGGCGGAAAGGAATACCCGCTATGCCACTTTGCTGACGGCAGTGATGATGGTGGTGGAGATCCTGGGCGGATGGTACTTCAATTCGATGGCGCTGCTGGCCGATGGCTGGCATATGAGCTCCCACGCGCTGGCGTTGGGCTTGTCGGCAATGGCCTATGCGGCGGCCAGGCGGCTGGCGTCGGATGCCCGCTTTGCCTTCGGCACCTGGAAGATCGAAATTCTGGGCGGATTCACCAGCGCCATTCTGCTGGGGGTCGTCGCCTTTATCATGATGTATGAATCGGTAGCGCGGTTAATCCATCCGTCGGTGATCCATTACGATCAGGCGATAACGATCGCCGTGGCGGGGCTGCTGGTTAACCTTATTTGCGCCTGGCTGCTGCGCGGCCATCACGCGCACGACCACACCCATCACCATGAACATCATTCTCATGCCCGCCATCACGCGCCGGATGCCCATGGGCATGACGGTCATCAGGATCTGAATCTGCGCTCGGCCTACCTACATGTGATTGCCGATGCCGCGACTTCCGTTCTGGCTATTGTGGCGCTGATCTGCGGTAAATTATGGGCCGCCGATTGGCTGGATCCGGTCATGGGGATCGTCGGTTCCATCCTGGTCGGCATATGGGCGTTTGGTTTGATTCGTCAGTCCGGAAAAGTTTTACTGGATGCGGAAATGGATGCGCCGGTGGTGGAGGAAATCAAAGAGGTTATTGCCGCCAGCCCCATTCCCGCCGAACTGACGGATTTACACGTCTGGCGGGTAGGGACGGCTAAATATGCCTGTATCCTGAGTTTAACCCCCGACCGGGCCGTCAGCCCCGACTATTACAAGCAGCAGTTATCCATACACCAAGAGCTGGTTCATATCACGGTGGAAATCAACGCCGTCACGCCTTAA
- a CDS encoding metal/formaldehyde-sensitive transcriptional repressor has translation MSHTVKGKKKLLARIRRIKGQTEAIEKSLENETPCLNILQQIAAVRGAVNGLMVEVLEGHIREHLMDEGHSSQERDGDLEAIVSVVRSYLK, from the coding sequence ATGTCGCATACCGTTAAAGGCAAGAAAAAGCTGTTGGCGCGCATCAGACGAATCAAAGGGCAGACGGAAGCGATTGAAAAATCGCTGGAAAACGAAACGCCCTGTCTGAATATTCTGCAGCAGATCGCGGCCGTTCGCGGCGCCGTCAACGGATTGATGGTCGAAGTGCTGGAAGGGCATATTCGTGAACATTTGATGGATGAGGGCCATTCATCGCAGGAGCGCGACGGCGATCTGGAAGCGATTGTCTCGGTGGTCCGCTCTTATCTGAAGTAA
- a CDS encoding GIY-YIG nuclease family protein produces MNAAPTTSCWHLYILRTASGMLYTGITTDVARRLAQHQSGKGAKALRGKGELALVFQCRAGSLSSALKLEYRIKQLSKNQKERLVQDQPTSLLDTLVRAD; encoded by the coding sequence ATGAACGCAGCTCCCACTACGTCCTGCTGGCATCTGTATATCCTGCGCACGGCCAGCGGCATGCTATATACCGGGATTACCACGGATGTGGCTCGCCGTTTGGCGCAACATCAGTCAGGGAAAGGAGCGAAAGCGCTGCGGGGAAAAGGCGAATTGGCGCTGGTGTTCCAGTGCCGGGCGGGCAGCCTCTCAAGCGCATTAAAGCTGGAGTATCGCATTAAGCAATTGAGTAAAAACCAAAAAGAAAGGCTGGTGCAAGACCAGCCCACGTCATTATTAGATACGCTTGTCAGAGCCGATTAA
- a CDS encoding GNAT family N-acetyltransferase, with the protein MLVRVEIPVDAAGIDSLLRRTFPTDAEADLVHQLREDGQLTLGIVATDDEGGVVGYAAFSPVLLGGEDRQWVGLAPLAVEESLRRQGIGQRLVYEGLDALNEFGYTAVVVLGEPAYYSRFGFVPASEYQLCCRWPQSAADFQVYPLADNHFEGASGLVEYAEPFNRL; encoded by the coding sequence ATGTTAGTTCGTGTTGAAATCCCGGTTGATGCCGCCGGGATTGATAGCCTGTTGCGCCGGACATTTCCGACGGACGCCGAAGCCGACCTGGTGCATCAACTGCGCGAGGACGGGCAACTGACGTTGGGGATCGTCGCCACGGATGATGAAGGCGGCGTTGTGGGATATGCCGCTTTCAGCCCGGTGCTGCTTGGCGGGGAAGACCGCCAATGGGTGGGGTTGGCTCCGCTAGCAGTGGAGGAAAGCCTGCGCCGGCAAGGCATCGGCCAGCGGCTGGTATATGAAGGTCTGGACGCGCTGAATGAGTTCGGCTACACCGCCGTCGTGGTATTGGGCGAACCCGCCTACTATTCCCGCTTCGGTTTTGTGCCCGCGTCTGAATATCAGCTGTGTTGCCGTTGGCCGCAAAGCGCCGCCGACTTCCAGGTTTATCCGCTGGCGGATAATCATTTCGAAGGAGCGAGCGGTCTGGTCGAATATGCAGAGCCTTTTAATCGGCTCTGA
- the ubiT gene encoding ubiquinone anaerobic biosynthesis accessory factor UbiT has protein sequence MLGKLRAQIVRQGPGLLGKPLKFTPFALQRQVLEYLLSWQFRQALEEGELEFLEGRWLKIEVRDVGLQWFMTLRDNRLAVSGQEDADVSFSADANDLILIAARKEDPDTLFFQRRLRIEGDTELGLYVKNLMDAIELEAMPAPLRIGLLQLADFIETGLQEGVVQSTDDHAPASC, from the coding sequence GTGTTGGGAAAACTACGGGCGCAGATTGTGCGTCAAGGGCCGGGCTTATTGGGTAAGCCGTTAAAGTTCACTCCTTTTGCTTTACAGCGCCAGGTGCTGGAATACCTGCTGAGCTGGCAGTTTCGTCAGGCCCTGGAAGAGGGGGAGTTGGAGTTTTTGGAAGGGCGTTGGTTAAAGATTGAAGTGCGGGATGTTGGATTGCAGTGGTTTATGACGCTGCGTGATAACCGGCTGGCGGTGAGCGGCCAAGAGGACGCGGACGTCAGCTTCAGCGCCGATGCCAACGATCTTATTTTGATCGCGGCGCGTAAAGAAGATCCCGATACGTTATTTTTCCAGCGCCGCTTGCGGATCGAAGGCGATACGGAGCTTGGGTTATACGTAAAAAACCTGATGGATGCGATTGAACTGGAGGCCATGCCGGCGCCGTTACGTATCGGTCTGCTGCAATTGGCTGATTTTATCGAAACGGGGCTGCAAGAGGGCGTGGTTCAATCGACCGACGATCACGCACCCGCATCATGTTAG
- the ubiU gene encoding ubiquinone anaerobic biosynthesis protein UbiU: MELLCPAGNLPALKAAIDNGADAVYIGLKDDTNARHFAGLNFTDKKLQEARDYVHRHRRKLHIAINTFAHPDGYQRWERAVDMAAQIGADVLILADLAMLEYAAERYPNIERHVSVQASATNTEAINFYQRHFDVSRIVLPRVLSIHQVKQLARASSVPLEVFAFGSLCIMAEGRCYLSSYLTGESPNTVGACSPARFVRWQQTEQGMESRLNNVLIDRYQDHENAGYPTLCKGRYLVGGQRYHALEEPTSLNTLELLPELLATNIASVKIEGRQRSPAYVSQITRVWREAIDRCKANPSAFSPTQEWMDTLGAVAEGTQTTLGAYHRKWQ, translated from the coding sequence ATGGAATTGCTTTGCCCCGCCGGTAATCTTCCGGCATTGAAAGCGGCTATCGATAATGGCGCCGACGCGGTCTATATCGGCCTGAAAGACGACACCAACGCACGCCACTTCGCCGGACTAAACTTCACCGATAAAAAACTGCAGGAAGCGCGTGATTATGTGCACCGCCACCGCCGCAAACTTCACATCGCCATTAATACGTTCGCCCATCCCGACGGCTATCAACGCTGGGAGCGCGCCGTCGATATGGCGGCGCAAATCGGCGCCGATGTACTGATCCTGGCCGACCTGGCCATGCTGGAATATGCCGCGGAACGCTACCCGAACATCGAGCGCCACGTCTCGGTGCAGGCTTCCGCCACCAATACCGAGGCGATTAACTTTTACCAACGCCATTTCGACGTTTCCCGCATCGTTCTGCCCCGGGTGCTTTCCATCCATCAGGTAAAACAGCTGGCCCGCGCCAGTTCGGTTCCGCTGGAGGTGTTCGCTTTCGGCAGCCTGTGCATCATGGCGGAAGGCCGCTGTTACCTCTCCTCCTATCTGACCGGCGAATCGCCGAATACCGTGGGCGCATGCTCGCCGGCGCGTTTCGTCCGCTGGCAGCAAACGGAACAGGGTATGGAGTCCCGCCTGAACAACGTGCTGATCGACCGCTATCAGGATCATGAAAATGCCGGTTATCCCACGTTGTGCAAAGGCCGCTATCTGGTCGGCGGGCAACGCTATCATGCGCTCGAAGAGCCCACCAGTCTTAATACATTGGAATTACTGCCGGAACTGCTGGCGACGAATATCGCCTCGGTGAAGATCGAAGGACGCCAGCGCAGCCCCGCCTATGTCAGCCAGATCACCCGCGTCTGGCGCGAAGCCATCGACCGGTGCAAGGCCAATCCGTCCGCATTCAGCCCGACGCAGGAGTGGATGGATACGCTTGGCGCCGTGGCGGAAGGTACGCAAACCACGCTGGGCGCCTATCATCGTAAATGGCAGTAG
- a CDS encoding U32 family peptidase — MKYALGAILYYWPRDAIETFYQAAMNSSADIIYLGETVCSKRRSMKVADWLDVARQVAGHGKQVVISTLALLQAPSELNELKRYVENGDFLLEANDLGAVNMAADRHLPFVAGHALNCYNAHTLRLLRKQGMVRWCMPVELSRDWLQNLLNQCDELGFRNQFEVEVLSYGHLPLAYSARCFTARSENRAKDECETCCINYPQGRKVLSQENQQVFVLNGIQTQSGYCYNLGNELANMAGLVDIVRLSPLGMETLAMIDAFRANENGAAPLTLEKKADCNGYWRRVAGLELVQ, encoded by the coding sequence ATGAAATACGCATTGGGCGCCATTCTCTACTACTGGCCCAGAGACGCTATTGAAACATTCTACCAAGCTGCGATGAACAGCAGCGCGGATATTATTTATCTTGGCGAAACGGTATGCAGCAAACGCCGTTCCATGAAAGTCGCCGACTGGCTTGACGTCGCCCGGCAGGTCGCCGGCCACGGCAAACAGGTGGTCATCTCCACGCTGGCGCTGCTTCAGGCGCCTTCGGAGTTGAATGAGCTGAAACGCTACGTCGAAAACGGCGACTTCCTGCTGGAAGCCAACGATCTCGGCGCCGTCAATATGGCCGCCGATCGTCATTTGCCGTTCGTCGCCGGACATGCCCTCAACTGTTATAACGCCCATACCCTGCGTTTACTGCGCAAACAGGGCATGGTGCGCTGGTGTATGCCGGTGGAACTGTCCCGGGATTGGCTGCAAAACCTGCTTAACCAGTGCGACGAGTTGGGGTTCCGCAACCAGTTTGAGGTTGAAGTGCTGAGCTACGGCCATTTGCCGCTGGCTTATTCCGCTCGCTGTTTTACCGCGCGTTCGGAAAACCGCGCCAAGGACGAATGCGAGACTTGCTGCATCAACTATCCGCAGGGGCGCAAAGTCCTATCGCAGGAAAATCAGCAGGTATTCGTCCTCAACGGCATCCAGACCCAGAGCGGCTATTGCTATAACCTGGGCAACGAGCTTGCCAATATGGCCGGTTTGGTGGATATCGTCCGCCTGTCGCCGCTGGGAATGGAAACGCTGGCGATGATCGATGCTTTCCGCGCCAATGAAAACGGCGCCGCGCCGCTGACGCTGGAGAAAAAAGCCGACTGCAACGGCTACTGGAGACGGGTGGCGGGCCTGGAGCTGGTGCAGTAG